Proteins from a genomic interval of Lolium perenne isolate Kyuss_39 chromosome 1, Kyuss_2.0, whole genome shotgun sequence:
- the LOC127304105 gene encoding uncharacterized protein — protein MAFCLYSQPMCPCMPCARCSEESSHTSAAAAGGQKLRGNGARFGARSAIMASSVMVTCHPSAMESLTARLPRRSGCSRLALAGTGKDARKWQLTESLLKEKMKPDLLSWPLLPPTYGRVSEVV, from the exons ATGGCCTTCTGCCTTTACTCGCAGCCTATGTGCCCCTGTATGCCCTGCGCCCGTTGCTCAGAGGAAAGCAGTCAcacatcggcggcggcggcaggtggGCAGAAGCTGAGGGGCAACGGAGCCAGATTTGGAGCTCGATCTGCCATCATGGCATCCTCAGTGATGGTAACCTGCCATCCGTCGGCCATGGAGTCGTTGACTGCCCGACTCCCTAGGCGCAGTGGTTGCAGCAGGCTTGCACTTGCAG GGACCGGGAAAGACGCAAGAAAATGGCAGCTTACTGAATCGTTGCTGAAAGAGAAGATGAAGCCGGACCTCCTTAGCTGGCCACTGCTGCCTCCAACTTATGGGCGGGTGTCGGAGGTCGTGTAG